ATTCGCCGCACACGACGGTATGCCCGGCATTATTTCCGCCCTGATAACGCGCTACTATATCTGCGTTTTTAGCAAGCAAATCTACTATTTTACCCTTTCCTTCGTCTCCCCACTGAAGACCGACGACTATAATATTTTTTTTTCTCATATTTTTTTGATTATAATTTTATATATTTTCGGTAAATTTTTTAAGTTCCGATATATTTTTAAATTTTATTTCTTTGCCGGTATTTATATCGCCGAACAAAATATGGTCTTCCGTTATGTTTATAATTTTTTTTATTCTATTTTCCTTCATATATTTTACGGTCTCTAAATATCCGTAGTTCATAAAATTTGTTTCTACGGCATATCCTTTTTTGCGCAAAAATAAAATAATTTCGACCTCAGGTTTTTTGTCGGCCGTTTTATTAAAAACAAGAAAATCTCTTTTTTTAAATCCGCTTTGCGAAAAATCGCCATATCTGCATAAAGTATCGAGATTTACTGCAAAACCCGCTCCGGCACAATTCTCGCCGAACCTGCCGATTAAATTGTTATATCTTCCGCCTCCGAAAATTTCGTAACCTACATGGGGCGCAAAACATTCAAATATTGTTCCGGTATAATAGTTTAACCCTCTTATCTCGCCAAGGTCTATAGTTATATATTCTTCTAACTTATAATATTTTATATACGAAAGTATCCGCTCAAGGGTTTCCAACGCTTCTTGCGACTTTTCGTCGGAAGCCATTTTCCATGCTTTTTTTATAACGGATTTTTCGCCGAAAATAAACGGAAGCTCGCTTATAACTTCTTTCTTTTTTTGCGGTATAGAAACTCCGTCAAGAAAAACGTTTAAGCCCGAAGAATCTTTTCTTAAAATAAATTCTTCTATTTTTTCTCTTACGGCGCGGTCTATGTCGGATACGATTCCTTTAAAAAATTCTACGTTTCCTATGTCTACGCTGAAATCTTCAACTCCGAGCCGCTTTAAAGATTCAATGCCCATTATTATGAGCTCTGCATCGCTTTCGGGACTTTCCGGTCCGACCGATTCTACCCCTGCTTGCCATATTTCTCTGGGTCTGCCTAGAACCGGGTCTAAATTCCTTAAAACCGGACCGCAGTAAGAAAACTTATAAGGCAGGGCGACCGAATTTTTTAATGCCGAGCTTAACCTTGCTATCTGAGGAGTAAAATCGCTTCTCAATGACAGCATCTCGCCGGTGCTTATATCGGCAACTTTAAAAAGTTCGCGTGCTTTAGAACTCAATAAAAACACGTCTAAAAAATCTATGCTTGGAGTTATAACCTTTCCGTAACCCCATCTAGAGAATTCGTCAAGAAGCGTATCTGCAACCCTGTCGATATTATCCGTTTCAGCAATTAAAAAATCTCTGGTTCCGGGAGGCGGCTGAGAAGAAAACGTCAAGTTTTTCTTGTTCACTATAACTCTAAATATTTAGCTTCCGTTATATTAGGTTCTGATTTTAGCTCGTTAATTACTTCGCCTTTAACTTCTGAATCAAGCTGTAAAATAGAGATGGCTTTATCTAAATGTCTTCCGAGATGCATCCTTGCAATGTTAATTTTATTTTTACCGAGTACTTTTCCTATAGATGCAATAACGCCTGGCTTATCCAGATTAAAAATAA
Above is a window of Candidatus Acidulodesulfobacterium acidiphilum DNA encoding:
- the hisZ gene encoding ATP phosphoribosyltransferase regulatory subunit, which encodes MFRVIVNKKNLTFSSQPPPGTRDFLIAETDNIDRVADTLLDEFSRWGYGKVITPSIDFLDVFLLSSKARELFKVADISTGEMLSLRSDFTPQIARLSSALKNSVALPYKFSYCGPVLRNLDPVLGRPREIWQAGVESVGPESPESDAELIIMGIESLKRLGVEDFSVDIGNVEFFKGIVSDIDRAVREKIEEFILRKDSSGLNVFLDGVSIPQKKKEVISELPFIFGEKSVIKKAWKMASDEKSQEALETLERILSYIKYYKLEEYITIDLGEIRGLNYYTGTIFECFAPHVGYEIFGGGRYNNLIGRFGENCAGAGFAVNLDTLCRYGDFSQSGFKKRDFLVFNKTADKKPEVEIILFLRKKGYAVETNFMNYGYLETVKYMKENRIKKIINITEDHILFGDINTGKEIKFKNISELKKFTENI